In a single window of the Delftia tsuruhatensis genome:
- a CDS encoding AI-2E family transporter, with the protein MTQHLPSPIISPQPAPTRGVTLASYILMAGALLLIMWQGLLPGMLCVCVGFLVTRSLAGLLARAQPKARRGSLPRWTQLVAAAIVILAPLALLSGALSHTRTYITDAPQQYRELLDYLAHTVLELRDKLPADMADQLPDGAQEIQHLLASYLAAKAGALAHAGRAWLTGLLYAYVGMIIGALAAVRPITTRRPPLVAALRERIRLMGLAFRQIVAAQFWIAAFNTFLTAIFLLGILPHWNLTLPYTPALITLTFIAGLVPIVGNLLCNVVITIVGLSVSPVAAAACLGFLILIHKAEYVINAKVVGQRTHMGVWELLAVMFVAESVFGPAGLVAAPLFYAYLKKELEAVRLV; encoded by the coding sequence ATGACCCAGCACCTGCCCTCGCCCATCATCTCCCCGCAGCCCGCGCCCACGCGCGGCGTGACACTGGCCAGCTATATCCTGATGGCCGGCGCCCTGCTGCTGATCATGTGGCAGGGCCTGCTGCCAGGCATGCTGTGTGTCTGCGTGGGCTTCCTGGTCACGCGCAGCCTGGCCGGGCTGCTGGCACGCGCCCAGCCCAAGGCCCGGCGCGGCTCTCTGCCGCGCTGGACCCAGCTGGTGGCGGCCGCCATCGTCATCCTCGCGCCGCTGGCCCTGCTCAGCGGAGCGCTGTCGCACACGCGCACCTACATCACCGACGCCCCCCAGCAGTACCGCGAGCTGCTGGACTACCTGGCGCACACGGTGCTGGAGTTGCGCGACAAGCTGCCGGCCGACATGGCCGACCAGTTGCCCGACGGAGCCCAGGAGATCCAGCACCTGCTGGCCAGCTATCTGGCCGCCAAGGCCGGCGCCCTCGCCCATGCGGGCCGCGCCTGGCTCACCGGCCTGCTCTACGCCTATGTGGGCATGATCATCGGCGCGCTGGCCGCCGTGCGCCCCATCACCACGCGCCGCCCGCCGCTGGTGGCCGCACTGCGTGAACGCATCCGGCTCATGGGCCTGGCCTTCCGCCAGATCGTGGCCGCCCAGTTCTGGATCGCGGCCTTCAACACCTTTCTCACGGCCATCTTCCTGCTCGGCATCCTGCCGCACTGGAACCTGACCCTGCCCTACACGCCGGCCCTGATCACGCTGACCTTCATCGCCGGCCTGGTACCCATCGTCGGCAACCTGCTGTGCAACGTGGTGATCACCATCGTCGGCCTGTCGGTGTCTCCGGTGGCCGCGGCCGCCTGCCTGGGCTTTCTGATCCTGATCCACAAGGCCGAGTACGTGATCAACGCCAAGGTCGTGGGCCAGCGCACGCACATGGGCGTGTGGGAGCTGCTGGCCGTGATGTTCGTGGCGGAATCGGTGTTCGGCCCCGCCGGCCTGGTGGCCGCGCCACTGTTCTACGCCTACCTGAAGAAGGAACTGGAGGCGGTCCGCCTGGTCTGA
- a CDS encoding SirB1 family protein: MSWSYEDTPTALQYFAALVQSDDGLPLMEAAISIAQDAIPDLDLQAASAELDRLQVRLAQRLAGETDPLQRLRVLNQFFYGELGFGGNLNDYYDPANSYIHHVLQTRRGIPISVALIWLELAAGIGLPAQGVSFPGHFLVKLRLPQGQVVMDPLSGESFSANNLAERLEPFWQSAGLSAEEAAPLGLYLQGASARDILERMLRNLQEIHHARRDWPLLVAVLNRLAVLRPDMPEIYRDRGLAYAQWGVTERALEDLERFLQSQRGAQAVAVREVIRRLRGL, from the coding sequence ATGAGCTGGAGTTACGAAGACACGCCGACGGCCCTGCAGTACTTTGCAGCGCTGGTGCAAAGCGATGACGGTCTGCCGTTGATGGAGGCGGCGATCAGCATTGCCCAGGATGCCATCCCCGACCTGGACCTCCAGGCCGCCAGCGCCGAGCTGGACCGGCTGCAGGTGCGCCTGGCCCAGCGCCTGGCTGGCGAGACCGATCCGCTGCAGCGCCTGCGGGTGCTCAACCAGTTCTTCTACGGCGAGTTGGGCTTCGGCGGCAACCTCAATGACTACTATGACCCGGCCAACAGCTACATCCACCATGTGCTGCAGACGCGGCGCGGCATTCCGATCAGTGTCGCGCTGATCTGGCTGGAACTGGCCGCAGGTATCGGGCTGCCGGCGCAGGGGGTGAGCTTTCCCGGGCATTTCCTGGTCAAGCTGCGCCTGCCCCAGGGGCAGGTGGTGATGGATCCGCTGAGCGGCGAGTCCTTTTCCGCGAACAACCTGGCCGAAAGGCTGGAGCCCTTCTGGCAGAGCGCGGGCCTGTCCGCCGAGGAAGCTGCCCCGCTGGGCCTGTACCTGCAGGGGGCCTCGGCCCGCGATATCCTGGAGCGCATGCTGCGCAACCTCCAGGAGATCCACCACGCCCGGCGCGACTGGCCGCTGCTGGTGGCCGTGCTCAACCGGCTCGCCGTGCTGCGGCCCGACATGCCCGAGATCTACCGGGACCGGGGGCTGGCCTATGCGCAATGGGGCGTGACCGAGCGTGCGCTGGAGGACCTGGAGCGCTTTCTCCAGTCCCAGCGTGGAGCGCAGGCCGTGGCCGTGCGCGAGGTGATCCGGCGGCTGCGGGGTCTGTAG
- the rpsT gene encoding 30S ribosomal protein S20 translates to MASKPVKKNPRLASGRKRARQDVKLNAANTSLRSKYRTAVKKVEKAVLTGDKAKATELFAAAQSVLDTIADKGIFHKNKAARDKSRLSAKVKALAAA, encoded by the coding sequence ATGGCATCGAAGCCCGTAAAGAAGAACCCCCGCCTGGCCTCCGGCCGCAAGCGCGCCCGCCAGGACGTCAAGCTGAACGCAGCCAACACCTCGCTGCGCTCCAAGTACCGCACTGCCGTCAAGAAGGTCGAGAAGGCCGTCCTGACCGGCGACAAGGCCAAGGCCACCGAACTGTTCGCAGCCGCACAATCCGTGCTGGACACGATCGCCGACAAGGGCATCTTCCACAAGAACAAGGCCGCTCGCGACAAGAGCCGCCTGTCCGCCAAGGTCAAGGCCCTGGCCGCCGCCTGA
- the purM gene encoding phosphoribosylformylglycinamidine cyclo-ligase — protein MSSSAPSPTPISYKDAGVDIVAGDALVERIKPLAKKTMREGVMAGIGGFGALFEVPKRYKEPVLVSGTDGVGTKLKLAFEWNMHDTVGIDLVAMSVNDVLVQGAEPLFFLDYFACGKLDVDTAAAVVGGIARGCELSGCALIGGETAEMPGMYPAGEYDLAGFAVGAVEKSRILTGQNVAAGDVVLGLASAGVHSNGFSLVRKCIERAESQGALPATLDGKPFRQAIMEPTRLYVKNVLAALEQHPIKALAHITGGGLLENIPRVLPEGLAAHLQAGSWPQTELFAWLQKTAGIDAVEMNRTFNNGIGMVVVVPAEAAQATAATLQQLGETVYTIGRIAERGEGESVEVR, from the coding sequence ATGAGCTCTTCTGCCCCCTCCCCTACCCCGATTTCCTACAAAGACGCCGGCGTCGACATCGTTGCCGGCGATGCACTGGTCGAGCGCATCAAGCCGCTGGCCAAGAAGACCATGCGCGAAGGCGTGATGGCCGGCATCGGAGGCTTCGGCGCACTGTTCGAGGTCCCCAAGCGCTACAAGGAGCCCGTGCTGGTCTCGGGCACCGATGGCGTGGGCACCAAGCTCAAGCTGGCCTTCGAGTGGAACATGCATGACACCGTGGGCATCGACCTGGTGGCCATGAGCGTCAACGACGTGCTGGTCCAGGGTGCCGAGCCCCTGTTCTTCCTCGACTACTTCGCCTGCGGCAAGCTGGACGTGGACACGGCCGCCGCCGTGGTCGGCGGCATCGCTCGCGGCTGCGAGCTGTCGGGCTGCGCCCTGATCGGCGGCGAAACCGCCGAGATGCCCGGCATGTACCCGGCTGGCGAATACGACCTGGCGGGCTTTGCCGTCGGCGCCGTCGAGAAGTCCAGGATCCTGACCGGCCAGAACGTGGCCGCCGGCGACGTGGTGCTGGGCCTGGCCTCGGCCGGCGTGCACTCCAACGGCTTCTCCCTGGTGCGCAAGTGCATCGAACGCGCCGAAAGCCAGGGCGCACTGCCCGCCACGCTGGATGGCAAGCCGTTCAGGCAGGCCATCATGGAACCCACGCGCCTGTACGTGAAGAACGTGCTGGCCGCATTGGAGCAGCACCCCATCAAGGCGCTGGCCCACATCACCGGCGGCGGCCTGCTGGAGAACATCCCCCGCGTGCTGCCCGAGGGCCTGGCCGCCCACCTGCAAGCCGGCAGCTGGCCCCAGACCGAGCTGTTCGCCTGGCTGCAGAAGACGGCCGGCATCGATGCCGTGGAAATGAACCGCACCTTCAACAACGGCATCGGCATGGTCGTCGTCGTGCCTGCAGAAGCCGCCCAGGCCACGGCCGCCACGCTCCAGCAACTGGGCGAGACGGTCTACACCATCGGACGCATCGCCGAACGCGGCGAGGGCGAGAGCGTCGAGGTCCGCTGA
- the murJ gene encoding murein biosynthesis integral membrane protein MurJ, which yields MSLFKAASTVSLLTLASRITGLVRDLLMASMFGANALTDAFNVAFRIPNLFRRLFAEGAFSQAFVPVLAASKAKEGEEATRTLISHVATLLFWVLVVTCALGVIGAPLLVWLLASGLRQSPQGYDAAVLMTRWMFPYIGFMSLVALSAGVLNTWRRFAVSAATPVLLNLAMIAAAFWGAPWLQARGIEPIYAMAGGVMLGGVLQLAVQLPALARLGLMPRIGFSPSALRQAWGEAGVRRILTLMAPALLGVGVAQVSLMINTQIASYLQPGSVTWLFYADRLMEFPTALLGVALGVVLTPQLAAAKAADDGERYSAMLDWGLRLVVLLAVPCAVGLLTFAEPLVATLFHRGALQDGDVGQIALALIGYGAGLVGLVAIKVLAPGYYASQDIRTPVKIAIVVLVITQLLNLVLVPFMAHTGLALSIGLAALVNAAWLLTGLLRRRVYRPQPGWGRLALQVVAASSLLAVLLTWGSQHFDWIALRAHGWQRVGLLTAMLVASALLYFGALWAAGLKLRTLLRR from the coding sequence GTGTCACTGTTCAAAGCCGCCTCCACCGTTTCCCTGCTGACGCTGGCCTCCCGTATCACCGGGCTGGTGCGCGATCTGCTCATGGCCTCCATGTTCGGAGCCAATGCGCTGACCGATGCCTTCAATGTCGCCTTCAGGATCCCCAACCTCTTTCGGCGGCTGTTCGCCGAGGGGGCCTTCAGCCAGGCCTTCGTGCCCGTGCTGGCGGCCAGCAAGGCCAAGGAGGGGGAGGAGGCCACCCGCACGCTGATCTCGCATGTGGCCACCTTGCTGTTCTGGGTGCTGGTCGTGACCTGTGCCCTGGGTGTCATCGGCGCGCCGTTGCTGGTCTGGCTGCTGGCCAGCGGCCTGCGACAGTCGCCGCAGGGTTATGACGCGGCCGTGCTGATGACGCGCTGGATGTTCCCCTACATCGGCTTCATGTCGCTGGTGGCGCTGTCGGCCGGCGTGCTCAATACCTGGCGGCGGTTCGCCGTTTCGGCGGCCACGCCGGTGCTGCTGAACCTGGCCATGATCGCCGCGGCCTTCTGGGGGGCGCCCTGGCTCCAGGCGCGCGGCATCGAGCCCATCTATGCCATGGCGGGTGGCGTGATGCTGGGCGGCGTGCTGCAGCTGGCGGTGCAGCTGCCGGCGCTGGCACGCCTGGGGCTGATGCCGCGGATCGGCTTTTCGCCCTCGGCGCTGCGCCAGGCCTGGGGCGAGGCCGGCGTGCGCCGCATCCTCACGCTGATGGCACCGGCGCTGCTGGGCGTGGGCGTGGCCCAGGTCTCGCTGATGATCAATACCCAGATCGCGTCCTACCTGCAGCCCGGCAGCGTGACCTGGCTGTTCTATGCCGACCGGCTGATGGAGTTCCCGACCGCGCTGCTGGGCGTGGCGCTGGGGGTGGTGCTCACGCCGCAACTGGCGGCCGCCAAGGCGGCCGACGACGGCGAGCGCTACTCCGCCATGCTGGACTGGGGGCTGCGCCTGGTGGTTTTGCTGGCCGTGCCCTGCGCCGTGGGCCTGCTGACCTTCGCCGAGCCGCTGGTGGCCACGCTTTTTCACCGTGGTGCGCTGCAGGATGGCGACGTGGGCCAGATCGCGCTGGCCCTGATCGGCTATGGCGCGGGCCTGGTGGGCCTGGTGGCCATCAAGGTCCTGGCGCCCGGCTACTACGCAAGCCAGGACATCCGCACGCCCGTCAAGATCGCCATCGTGGTGCTGGTCATCACGCAGCTGCTCAACCTCGTGCTCGTGCCCTTCATGGCCCACACCGGTCTGGCCCTGTCCATCGGGCTGGCCGCCCTGGTCAACGCCGCCTGGCTGCTCACGGGGCTGTTGCGCCGCCGTGTCTACCGGCCGCAGCCGGGCTGGGGCCGGCTGGCCTTGCAGGTGGTTGCCGCCAGCAGCCTGCTGGCCGTGCTGCTGACCTGGGGCAGCCAGCATTTCGACTGGATCGCGCTGCGCGCCCATGGATGGCAGCGCGTGGGCCTGCTGACGGCCATGCTGGTCGCGTCGGCCCTGCTGTATTTCGGCGCGCTGTGGGCGGCGGGACTGAAACTGCGCACGCTGCTGCGGCGCTAG